The segment TCACTCGGGATAGTGGCTCAGGAGGTCGTGGTGCCTTCACATCCAGTCAAGTATCACGAAGTTCGGCTTAATCTTTTAGCATTGCCATATGCTTCGGAGCTCTCTGCGGAGTATGAGTATGCAACAGCGTCACCCTTTAGTATTGGTTGCGCAGTGAGTGCCTACATAGGTGATGAGTCTGCTAGTGGACTCTCCTTTCCGACTTTTGGGGTGATGCCTTATGGACGCTGGTACTTTGGCGGGAAGTGGTTCTCTATTACGAGCCCCAATGCAGGTTTCTTGATAGAGGTGAATAGTGCTATTGGCTACTATGACAAACTGAAAAATGTGCATTACTCTGGACCTTGGATGAACCTGAAGAGGACGGAAGAGATAGTGAGCGGAACTTCGTGCGGTATAGGTTTAGGGGCTGGGTTTAAGTATGTGACGCGAAGGGGTTGGAGTGCAGAGGCGAGTCTGCGCATGGGTGTCAATCTAGTAGAGGCTGCTCAAAAGAACTTTGCCTACATATACCCTGCGATCTCTGTGGGGTACCGCTTCTAGTGAGTGTCAAGCTTTGGACGAAACAAAAAAGGTTCTAACCTCTCTCGTGAGGCTAGAACCTTTTGTCATAATAGGGGTGTGAGAGCTTATGCGCCCTGCTGCTCCTGGGTGCTGAGCATACCGCAGGCGGCGCTGATGTCTTCGCCACGGGAGGTGCGGATGGTGGTCGGTATGCCCGCCTCGCAGAGCCGATCGCGGAGCCACTCCATGCGGGTCATATCGGAGCTAGGCAGGTCGATGTGCGGGATGCGGTGGTAGCGGATCAGGTTGACGTGACAGTCGAGCTGGGAGAGTAGACGCTTGAGGGCTGCAAGGTGACGGGGTGTGTCGTTGAGCCCTGAGAAGACGATATACTCGAAGGTGAGGCGACGCTGCCGGCTCCAGTCGTAGTGTCGTAGGAGTGCCACCGTGTCGGCGAGGGGCATAGCGCGCTCTACCGGCATGATCGCTAGACGCTCCTCCGGCAGTGGGTTGTGCAGGCTGATAGCCAGATGACAGGTGCACTCCTCTAGAAAGCGCTCCAAGCCGGGTCTTAGCCCGATGGTCGAGACGGTGATGCGCTTCGGACTCATCGCTAGTCCCTTCGGATCGGTTAGGCAGCGGATCACTTGCAGGAGCGTATCTATATTGTCCATCGGTTCGCCCATTCCCATGAAGACTATGTTGGTCAGCTCATTGACCTCAGGCACGGAGAGGATCTGATTGAGAATCTCGCTCGCTGAGAGGTTGGCGCCGAA is part of the Porphyromonas asaccharolytica DSM 20707 genome and harbors:
- a CDS encoding DUF3575 domain-containing protein — encoded protein: MMSRLRTKLTLLTIILTLGSLGIVAQEVVVPSHPVKYHEVRLNLLALPYASELSAEYEYATASPFSIGCAVSAYIGDESASGLSFPTFGVMPYGRWYFGGKWFSITSPNAGFLIEVNSAIGYYDKLKNVHYSGPWMNLKRTEEIVSGTSCGIGLGAGFKYVTRRGWSAEASLRMGVNLVEAAQKNFAYIYPAISVGYRF
- the rlmN gene encoding 23S rRNA (adenine(2503)-C(2))-methyltransferase RlmN, with the protein product MTATHQILGKTPAQLTELAVGLGLPKYTGQQIADWLYQKHVSTWDEMTNLSKKARALLASHYEIGRAAPHLQQTSRDGTVKYLFAAGGGFVETVMIPEGDRATLCVSSQRGCKMNCLFCMTGKQGFGANLSASEILNQILSVPEVNELTNIVFMGMGEPMDNIDTLLQVIRCLTDPKGLAMSPKRITVSTIGLRPGLERFLEECTCHLAISLHNPLPEERLAIMPVERAMPLADTVALLRHYDWSRQRRLTFEYIVFSGLNDTPRHLAALKRLLSQLDCHVNLIRYHRIPHIDLPSSDMTRMEWLRDRLCEAGIPTTIRTSRGEDISAACGMLSTQEQQGA